A portion of the Simkania negevensis Z genome contains these proteins:
- a CDS encoding RHS repeat domain-containing protein — translation MLKKILVFLLPLAALFPDADMMSDFAGDPLAIVESSVNVITGDFVVRRDDLIVKGHEPICIPLNYSPKNVKHTIGRYGGWDFAENYLTIHLDYTDTFRVYEKSGLCLEYFYNLDCVNRNSAKPFTLNQDFAGWANTFLKDISARNNPMNNVVYSKPQKPQRIIIECPDGSKRYYWTDTSHQTLKKCGINRSAPIEFRLQKEKLPNGNKIFYHWKKLGGERWRVKRIESQSLDGSVYAWVSIRYEPEHDKHRKGIEFVTSDGRSIKYQFDSDYNLRGKRISLLKNVNYSFKPSIKYHYYQSKKSEIYPEWIESPDMRRMHIRYYEKGYNGDSGVALEHKDPVKDARYARVEALYQPLFQTEKVYRSHLFRYSPGKYGKGEGSTDVFDAQMNLTRYDYNHNFLMKFILRYFDENKLFSKEVFNWTENNWLQTRALVGEDNIPLYAVKYGYDQYGNIQRECHYGNLTGTKDPHCLILEGTKIECYTGDEFIISRSYNDQHLLIQETFPNGKVINYRYLKDTNLLCAKIEKDTKHNHQRRTFYFYNNSILTGEVVDNGHEECWDQLGDVTERLIKSIQPNLHKFMYGMPYVIEEKYKDKQSGEEVLLSKQVIHYDTDQYGNASRIDHYDAHGEFLYTLNFTYDGRDRLASQTDPVGRKRTFEYDANHNPTLGHDPNENFTLTQKYDYMNRPILTEQKTPEGATRHVINRYNALGHKVEEEDFRGIIIKQDYNPFGYPIQTIFPDMMTDQGKKSPVIRRTFNAMGKPLTETDPEGHTTQTWYTARGKPYRILHPDGSEEFFTYDASGYNITSHTSAERVCTTWDYDAFDRMTEKKIFSLEGNLLMQEAFTYDAFNLLSKTDPDGVVTIYEYDGAGRKIREETLGRVTAYEYDSRGHLHRVIRNEEQVLVKEYDLLDRVTEERHEDKDGLIYSVTTYTYDDFSNTIALTKEVQVGESIERLFYDPFRRLIKGIDPMGHTTTIDYDDYYKNELGQKVLRKITTDPMGRKTLETFDVFGNLVSLEKQNASGKTLVHEAFFYNLNQKKTKQVSTLFDPDKTIIKTWDYDSRSRLIELREAVGEPIEKVTHYTYTLDGHLETITKPDGKTITYTYDGLGRQTSIHTSDGSCHYTLKYDQMGYVLESHDLIHGKVTKRTYSHFGELLSETQANHQSLENTYDSLGRRTAMSFANGSKVLYDYTPYHMEKVERISSSGTSLYTHYYTEYDRSFNLTEERLLSKEPLYHTVDLLSRRIESDSPYSNERITYIDSCGNVRGYKRTLDKAIETSTFEYDDLNQLVQEYGLYNHNYACDAHHNRLQKDDSTYSVNPLHELEATSEGTYEHDLNGNRISSSKNQSQYAYDGLDRLVQMRSGDLAIRFSYDSDCVEKIRREVLIKIS, via the coding sequence ATGCTAAAAAAGATTCTCGTTTTCTTACTTCCGCTAGCTGCACTTTTTCCTGATGCTGATATGATGTCAGACTTTGCCGGTGACCCATTGGCAATTGTTGAAAGCTCTGTCAATGTTATTACTGGAGACTTTGTTGTTCGTCGCGATGACCTTATTGTTAAAGGCCATGAACCCATTTGCATTCCACTAAATTACTCTCCAAAGAATGTGAAGCATACGATAGGAAGATATGGCGGATGGGATTTTGCAGAAAACTATTTAACTATTCACCTCGACTATACGGATACGTTTAGAGTTTATGAAAAATCAGGTCTTTGTCTCGAATATTTTTACAATTTAGATTGCGTCAATAGAAATTCTGCTAAACCTTTCACCTTAAATCAAGACTTTGCGGGATGGGCAAACACTTTTTTAAAAGATATTAGTGCTAGGAATAACCCTATGAATAACGTGGTTTATTCTAAACCACAAAAACCACAGAGAATTATTATTGAATGTCCTGATGGATCAAAGCGATACTATTGGACAGATACATCTCATCAGACTCTTAAAAAATGTGGAATTAATAGATCTGCTCCAATTGAATTTAGACTTCAAAAGGAAAAACTTCCTAACGGCAATAAGATTTTCTATCACTGGAAAAAATTAGGTGGAGAACGGTGGCGGGTCAAGAGAATTGAATCACAATCTCTAGATGGGAGTGTTTATGCTTGGGTAAGTATTAGATATGAGCCGGAACATGACAAACATCGGAAAGGAATAGAGTTTGTCACAAGTGATGGTCGGTCTATAAAATATCAGTTTGATTCTGACTATAACTTGCGCGGAAAGCGTATTTCTCTTTTAAAAAATGTAAATTATAGCTTCAAGCCTTCTATTAAATATCACTATTACCAAAGTAAAAAAAGCGAAATCTATCCCGAGTGGATCGAGAGTCCCGATATGAGGCGAATGCATATCCGCTACTATGAAAAAGGTTATAATGGTGACTCCGGTGTTGCTCTTGAACATAAAGATCCAGTAAAGGATGCGCGTTATGCTCGAGTAGAAGCTCTCTATCAACCCTTGTTTCAGACGGAGAAGGTCTATCGTTCCCATCTATTTCGTTATTCCCCTGGAAAATATGGAAAAGGTGAAGGAAGTACCGATGTGTTTGATGCGCAGATGAATTTAACCCGATACGATTATAACCATAATTTTTTAATGAAGTTCATTCTAAGGTACTTTGATGAAAATAAGTTATTTTCCAAAGAGGTGTTTAATTGGACAGAAAATAATTGGCTTCAAACAAGGGCCCTTGTGGGAGAAGATAACATTCCTCTATATGCTGTCAAGTATGGTTATGATCAGTATGGCAATATTCAACGTGAATGTCACTATGGGAACTTGACAGGTACAAAAGATCCTCATTGCCTCATCCTAGAGGGAACAAAGATTGAGTGTTATACAGGTGATGAGTTTATCATCTCCCGTTCCTATAACGATCAACACTTGTTAATCCAAGAGACATTTCCAAATGGAAAAGTCATTAACTATCGGTATCTCAAAGATACCAACCTTCTTTGTGCAAAAATTGAAAAAGACACCAAACACAATCATCAGAGACGGACATTTTATTTTTACAATAACTCGATACTAACAGGAGAAGTTGTTGATAATGGTCATGAAGAATGCTGGGATCAACTTGGGGATGTTACAGAGCGTCTGATCAAGTCTATTCAGCCTAATCTCCATAAGTTCATGTACGGCATGCCGTATGTCATTGAAGAAAAATACAAAGACAAACAGTCTGGTGAAGAGGTTTTGCTCAGTAAGCAAGTCATTCACTACGATACTGATCAGTACGGCAACGCCTCGCGAATAGATCATTATGATGCCCATGGTGAGTTTCTTTACACCTTGAATTTTACTTATGATGGCAGAGATCGATTGGCCTCTCAAACTGATCCGGTCGGACGGAAGCGCACCTTCGAATATGATGCAAATCATAACCCCACTTTAGGTCATGACCCCAATGAAAATTTCACTCTGACTCAAAAATATGATTACATGAACCGTCCCATCCTAACTGAACAAAAAACTCCAGAAGGGGCAACGCGGCATGTCATCAATCGGTACAATGCATTAGGACATAAAGTTGAAGAAGAAGATTTCAGAGGGATTATCATAAAGCAAGACTATAACCCTTTTGGATATCCCATTCAGACGATCTTTCCTGATATGATGACAGATCAGGGTAAAAAGTCACCTGTGATCAGGCGCACATTCAATGCTATGGGTAAACCGCTAACAGAGACTGATCCTGAAGGTCATACAACGCAAACATGGTATACTGCTCGAGGCAAACCCTACCGCATTTTGCACCCAGATGGATCGGAGGAATTTTTTACCTACGACGCTTCAGGTTACAACATTACCAGCCATACCTCTGCTGAGAGAGTGTGTACTACTTGGGACTATGATGCATTTGATCGAATGACGGAAAAAAAGATCTTTTCCCTTGAGGGGAACCTACTCATGCAAGAGGCTTTTACCTATGATGCATTCAATCTGCTATCGAAAACAGATCCTGATGGAGTCGTAACGATCTATGAGTATGATGGTGCAGGGCGTAAGATACGAGAAGAAACTTTGGGAAGGGTAACGGCTTATGAGTATGATTCTCGAGGGCACTTGCATCGTGTGATCCGAAATGAAGAGCAGGTACTCGTGAAGGAATACGATCTTTTAGACCGTGTTACAGAAGAGCGACACGAAGACAAAGATGGTCTCATCTACAGCGTTACAACCTATACATATGACGACTTTAGCAATACAATTGCCCTGACAAAGGAAGTGCAAGTTGGGGAAAGCATTGAGCGTCTTTTTTATGACCCTTTTAGACGACTCATCAAGGGTATTGATCCCATGGGCCATACTACCACAATCGATTATGACGACTATTATAAAAATGAACTGGGTCAAAAAGTTCTTCGCAAAATCACAACTGATCCCATGGGAAGAAAAACCCTTGAGACATTTGATGTCTTTGGGAATCTTGTCTCTTTAGAAAAACAAAATGCCTCAGGCAAAACACTTGTTCATGAAGCTTTTTTTTATAACCTCAATCAAAAAAAGACCAAGCAGGTCAGCACTCTTTTTGATCCTGATAAAACAATTATTAAAACATGGGATTACGACTCTCGCTCGCGCCTTATTGAGTTACGCGAAGCCGTCGGCGAACCCATCGAAAAAGTGACCCATTATACATACACCTTAGACGGGCATCTTGAGACTATCACCAAGCCCGATGGTAAAACGATCACCTATACTTACGATGGATTGGGTCGACAAACCTCCATTCATACATCAGATGGCAGCTGTCATTACACTCTAAAATACGATCAAATGGGGTATGTGCTTGAGTCTCATGATCTCATCCATGGCAAAGTGACCAAGCGCACATACAGCCATTTTGGAGAACTTCTCTCTGAAACCCAAGCCAACCATCAAAGTCTTGAAAATACCTATGACTCTCTTGGGCGTAGAACTGCTATGAGTTTTGCCAATGGCTCTAAAGTTCTCTATGATTACACCCCTTATCACATGGAAAAAGTGGAGCGCATTTCCAGCAGTGGAACCTCTCTTTATACCCACTATTACACAGAATATGACCGGAGCTTCAACCTAACTGAAGAAAGGCTCCTTTCTAAGGAACCTCTCTACCATACAGTCGACCTTCTCAGCCGCCGCATTGAGTCCGATTCTCCCTATTCAAATGAGCGGATTACCTATATCGATTCCTGTGGCAATGTCCGAGGTTACAAACGAACGCTAGATAAAGCGATTGAAACATCCACATTTGAGTACGATGACCTGAATCAACTCGTTCAAGAATATGGGCTTTACAACCACAACTATGCCTGTGATGCGCATCACAATCGTTTACAAAAAGACGACTCCACCTACAGTGTGAACCCCCTGCACGAACTTGAGGCCACATCTGAAGGAACTTATGAGCACGATCTCAATGGAAACCGTATTTCTTCCTCAAAAAATCAGTCCCAATACGCTTATGATGGCCTCGACCGTCTCGTGCAAATGCGAAGTGGAGACTTAGCGATTCGTTTTTCATATGACTCGGACTGTGTTGAAAAAATCAGAAGAGAAGTCTTGATAAAAATTTCTTAA
- a CDS encoding phosphatidate cytidylyltransferase — MIFHDLSKRAIYTIISLLIIATLLIFAYVPLVSWIITLLTATLGGIAMWEFVKLTNLSHKKRYRKLLIASTVIVILGFYCSTLKSTFSLLPLGLLFLGIIAVFIYHFNKIQGCTQSIAQGFFGLFYVAVPLGLILKILYLYSACKIGHEGRMWLIYLLVVTKITDVGAYFGGRLFGNKKLAASISPGKTIAGALSGFVVAIVFSFIFYALAHLLPNFFLTFYESLWLGALIGIFGQVGDLAESLLKRDADVKDSNCLPGLGGILDMVDSLLFTAPLIYFFLYFC; from the coding sequence ATGATTTTTCACGATTTATCAAAACGGGCCATTTATACAATTATCAGCTTGCTTATCATCGCAACTCTCCTGATCTTTGCCTATGTTCCTCTAGTCTCATGGATTATCACACTTCTCACAGCCACATTGGGCGGGATTGCGATGTGGGAATTTGTGAAACTCACAAATTTGAGTCATAAAAAGCGCTATCGAAAACTTCTGATTGCCTCGACTGTGATTGTGATCTTAGGTTTTTACTGCTCAACTTTAAAAAGCACATTTTCGCTGCTTCCTTTGGGTTTGTTATTTTTGGGAATTATTGCTGTCTTTATCTATCACTTTAATAAGATACAGGGATGTACCCAATCGATTGCTCAAGGATTTTTTGGCCTTTTTTACGTCGCTGTTCCCTTGGGTCTCATTCTAAAAATTCTCTACCTTTATAGTGCATGTAAAATTGGGCATGAAGGACGAATGTGGCTTATCTATCTTCTCGTTGTCACAAAAATCACAGATGTCGGTGCTTATTTTGGCGGCAGACTCTTTGGAAATAAAAAGCTCGCAGCGAGCATTAGTCCAGGTAAAACCATTGCAGGAGCTTTATCAGGCTTTGTTGTAGCAATTGTTTTTAGCTTCATTTTCTATGCTTTGGCCCACTTGCTCCCGAACTTTTTCTTAACGTTTTACGAAAGTCTATGGCTGGGAGCTCTCATTGGGATTTTCGGACAAGTTGGGGACTTGGCTGAGTCGCTTCTCAAAAGAGATGCTGATGTGAAAGATAGCAACTGCCTTCCTGGCTTAGGTGGGATTTTGGACATGGTTGACTCTCTTCTTTTCACAGCCCCTTTAATCTACTTTTTCCTCTATTTCTGTTAG
- a CDS encoding IS5 family transposase produces the protein MRKRNWHKYNRDLVKRGSITFFIDPNALTEKPEENKRGRPRLFSLPLIYLLLVLKIQYRLTYRTLEGFAKSILPHIEPDIFLPTYSLICKRASHMEALLPKLSSRRPKVVLLDTTGIKVYGEGEWKVKMHGASKRRKWVKLHIAIDENTQEIIHFEITKGHEADCKIGPKIIEKLPKPVETVIADGGYDTKRCREAINQIGAKDLIPPRKNSLLSPFMTRRNNALREIKGLGGDQLAREIWGKLTRYSRRALAETSFSRLKRLYGERFFSKKIETQKIEGHIKCKMLNQMLLIT, from the coding sequence ATGCGTAAACGCAATTGGCACAAGTATAATCGAGACTTAGTAAAAAGAGGAAGTATAACTTTTTTCATCGATCCAAATGCGTTAACTGAAAAGCCAGAGGAAAACAAACGAGGTCGACCTCGTTTGTTTTCCCTTCCACTCATCTATCTCCTTCTTGTCTTAAAGATACAATATCGCCTTACCTATAGAACTCTCGAGGGTTTTGCCAAATCGATCCTTCCACATATAGAACCTGATATTTTTCTTCCGACCTACTCTCTGATCTGCAAAAGAGCTTCCCACATGGAAGCTCTTTTGCCCAAGCTCTCTTCTAGAAGACCTAAAGTGGTGCTGTTAGATACTACAGGGATCAAAGTCTATGGGGAGGGAGAATGGAAAGTGAAAATGCATGGAGCCTCAAAGAGGAGAAAATGGGTTAAATTGCACATCGCTATTGATGAAAACACTCAAGAAATTATCCACTTTGAAATCACAAAAGGGCATGAAGCTGACTGCAAAATAGGCCCGAAAATCATAGAGAAGCTCCCTAAACCCGTTGAGACCGTCATAGCAGATGGAGGATACGACACAAAAAGATGCAGGGAGGCCATCAATCAAATAGGAGCGAAAGACCTTATTCCGCCTAGAAAAAACAGCCTATTATCTCCTTTTATGACAAGAAGGAACAACGCCTTACGCGAAATAAAAGGACTGGGAGGAGATCAGCTAGCGCGAGAAATCTGGGGAAAACTGACAAGATACTCAAGAAGGGCATTAGCAGAGACAAGCTTCTCAAGATTAAAGCGACTGTATGGGGAAAGGTTTTTCTCAAAGAAAATAGAAACTCAAAAAATCGAAGGTCATATTAAATGCAAAATGCTGAATCAAATGCTTCTGATAACTTAA
- a CDS encoding RHS repeat domain-containing protein has product MPTGTQVTDSLLHNPWRYQSKRKVGQLVAFGRRFYDPETGRWISPDPKGFDEGPNLYQFLLNCPMLHFDLYGASVQKLESLEQMERAVRFDDDFERRYGGPQSVRWDYFPDRDYSQIANHPLVTGEKRILCIGGINTSFEEHKNNVRYLSKLAGDMPIYSVYNASRGIKRDLEECKMGLNLIGTTPARLHYESKMDFFSSSDKSLLSVDFSQGAILGNISQLMLPEQYRKRTILIAIAPGVFSPRELWKESFYICTKNDLVPKLQKVFGKIPPARDNITYVDTGKVFDSGHKLTHEVYAEYFERYFKDYIKGAYD; this is encoded by the coding sequence ATGCCGACAGGCACTCAAGTCACAGACTCGCTCCTTCATAATCCCTGGCGCTACCAATCCAAGCGAAAAGTAGGGCAACTTGTGGCCTTTGGTCGTCGTTTCTACGACCCTGAGACAGGTCGCTGGATTTCTCCCGACCCCAAAGGGTTTGACGAAGGACCGAACCTCTATCAATTTCTGCTGAACTGTCCGATGTTACATTTCGACCTCTATGGAGCTTCAGTTCAAAAGCTAGAGTCACTTGAACAGATGGAAAGAGCTGTTAGGTTTGATGATGATTTTGAAAGACGTTACGGTGGACCACAATCTGTAAGATGGGATTATTTTCCTGATCGTGACTACTCTCAGATAGCTAATCATCCCCTAGTGACAGGAGAAAAAAGGATTCTGTGCATTGGAGGAATCAATACTTCTTTTGAAGAGCACAAAAATAACGTGAGGTATCTGTCCAAGTTAGCGGGGGATATGCCTATTTATTCCGTCTATAATGCTTCGAGAGGAATAAAAAGAGATCTCGAAGAATGTAAGATGGGGTTGAATTTAATCGGAACGACACCGGCAAGGCTTCATTATGAGAGTAAAATGGATTTCTTTTCTTCCTCGGACAAATCACTTTTGTCAGTTGATTTTAGCCAAGGAGCAATTCTAGGAAATATTTCCCAGCTCATGTTGCCTGAGCAATACCGAAAAAGAACGATTCTCATAGCAATTGCTCCTGGGGTGTTCAGTCCTCGGGAGTTATGGAAGGAATCTTTTTATATCTGTACAAAAAATGATCTTGTCCCAAAACTTCAAAAAGTATTTGGGAAAATTCCGCCTGCAAGGGATAATATTACATATGTTGACACCGGAAAAGTTTTCGATAGTGGGCATAAACTTACCCATGAAGTTTATGCTGAATATTTTGAAAGGTATTTTAAAGATTATATTAAGGGCGCCTATGATTAA
- a CDS encoding isoprenyl transferase — protein sequence MTYPNYTETEKPIFSREELSLLDPKKIPEHVAIIMDGNRRWAKKWNKPVEVGHWQGAQTLDQIVRAAIGLGIKVLTVYSFSTENWNRSSEEVDGLMHLLKTYLKTQREIMVKEGVRLKSIGDLSKLPEDVRQVLRETKEATKGGSQIDLVLALNYGGRDDIRRATLRLLDEVEAGRLRREEITEKTISEFLDTSQWPDPDLLIRPSGDLRISNFLIWQISYSEIYYTDVLWPDFSKSHLLSAVVDFQKRNRRFGL from the coding sequence ATGACCTATCCGAATTATACAGAAACGGAAAAACCGATTTTTTCTAGAGAAGAGCTTTCACTGCTCGACCCCAAAAAGATACCAGAACACGTTGCGATCATTATGGATGGTAATCGTAGATGGGCTAAAAAATGGAATAAGCCTGTTGAAGTGGGGCATTGGCAAGGTGCCCAAACACTTGATCAAATCGTACGTGCAGCTATTGGTCTTGGAATTAAAGTTTTAACTGTCTATAGCTTTTCAACTGAAAATTGGAATAGATCTTCAGAAGAAGTGGATGGTCTGATGCATTTGTTGAAAACTTACTTGAAGACTCAACGAGAAATTATGGTTAAAGAAGGAGTCCGTTTAAAATCGATTGGCGATCTTTCGAAGCTTCCAGAAGATGTTCGGCAAGTGTTACGGGAGACCAAAGAGGCGACGAAAGGAGGCAGTCAAATCGATCTAGTTTTAGCCCTTAATTACGGGGGACGTGATGACATCCGCCGCGCGACTCTTCGTCTTTTAGATGAAGTGGAAGCTGGGCGACTTAGAAGAGAAGAGATCACAGAAAAGACGATTAGTGAGTTCCTCGATACGTCACAGTGGCCTGATCCTGATCTTCTGATTCGACCAAGCGGGGATCTTCGTATTAGTAATTTTTTAATTTGGCAAATATCATACAGCGAAATCTATTATACAGATGTGCTTTGGCCTGATTTTTCTAAAAGCCATTTACTGAGCGCTGTGGTAGACTTTCAAAAAAGGAATAGACGATTCGGTTTATGA
- a CDS encoding lysophospholipid acyltransferase family protein → MKVFYFFVITLTRLIFKVFYGMRVYGHEHYFKGGAILAPNHVSYFDPPIVAAASPENIHFLARETLFRSWFGKMIAALNAHPVQGQVNNLKAIKTICGLLKKGYKVILFPEGTRSKDNTLGEIKPGIGMLVSRSETAIIPVYIHGTFKIWPRSRKFPRFFGRTAVVFGSPIHWDDYTDMDKKEAQEHIAHRLASALEELRKWYESGADGNPP, encoded by the coding sequence ATGAAAGTATTTTATTTTTTTGTCATTACTCTGACTCGTTTGATCTTTAAGGTATTTTACGGAATGCGTGTTTATGGACATGAGCACTACTTCAAAGGAGGGGCAATTCTCGCTCCAAACCATGTATCTTACTTCGATCCTCCTATTGTTGCTGCAGCAAGTCCAGAAAACATTCATTTTCTCGCCCGTGAAACTCTTTTCCGTTCTTGGTTTGGAAAAATGATTGCTGCGCTTAATGCCCATCCAGTTCAAGGTCAAGTGAATAATCTCAAAGCGATTAAAACCATTTGTGGATTGCTTAAAAAAGGGTATAAAGTGATCTTATTCCCCGAAGGGACGCGCTCTAAAGATAACACTTTAGGGGAAATTAAACCGGGAATTGGAATGCTTGTTTCTCGGAGTGAAACAGCAATCATTCCTGTTTACATTCATGGAACTTTTAAAATTTGGCCCCGTTCCCGCAAGTTCCCTCGCTTTTTCGGGCGTACAGCTGTGGTATTTGGTTCTCCTATTCATTGGGATGATTATACAGATATGGATAAGAAAGAAGCGCAAGAGCATATTGCGCATCGCTTGGCTTCAGCCCTTGAAGAACTTCGTAAATGG
- a CDS encoding adenylosuccinate synthase: MPTLAVVGLQWGDEGKGKIVDLLSSEAEIVVRGQGGNNAGHSVIADGKEYHFHLIPSGILSSAVICMIGGGVVIDPASLLKEMKELEDQNISFDGRLWISPYAHIILPYHRLLDAQSEREKGGAAIGTTGRGIGPCYSDGVARLGIRICDFISPEIFKSKLRSILPIKNRFLEKPIEIDEIIDEYTIYAEKLKPFVKPLEVELASEIKRGRKILFEGAQGALLDISYGTYPFVTSSHTTSGGLALGAGVGPQSIERTLGVIKAYTTRVGNGPFPTEFHEGETSLDPKTAREFGTTTGRQRRMGWFDTVLVSHAIRLSGVSSLALTKLDVLDQLPTIKICTGYQLDGQKWTFPPPCIEDLERVTPIYEQVEGWQTNTSEIKKLEEFPKNVRLFLNKLESLLEIPIDVVSFGPEREKTWKRKPFF, encoded by the coding sequence ATGCCTACGCTTGCGGTTGTTGGTCTTCAATGGGGAGATGAAGGAAAAGGGAAAATCGTTGATTTGCTCTCTTCTGAGGCAGAAATTGTTGTTCGAGGGCAAGGGGGGAATAATGCAGGCCATTCTGTCATTGCTGATGGGAAAGAGTACCATTTCCATTTGATTCCGTCTGGGATTTTGTCTTCTGCTGTGATCTGTATGATTGGAGGAGGGGTGGTGATCGACCCTGCATCGCTTCTAAAGGAAATGAAAGAGTTAGAAGATCAAAATATTTCTTTTGATGGAAGGTTATGGATTTCTCCCTATGCGCACATCATTCTCCCTTATCATCGACTCCTGGATGCGCAAAGTGAGCGAGAAAAAGGAGGAGCGGCAATTGGAACAACGGGGAGAGGCATTGGCCCTTGCTATAGTGATGGTGTTGCTCGCTTGGGAATTCGAATATGCGATTTTATCTCGCCTGAAATCTTTAAAAGTAAACTCCGCTCGATTTTACCGATAAAAAACCGTTTTCTAGAAAAACCTATAGAGATAGATGAGATTATTGATGAATATACTATTTACGCAGAGAAGCTCAAGCCGTTTGTGAAACCCCTTGAGGTTGAGCTTGCAAGTGAAATCAAAAGAGGAAGGAAAATTCTTTTTGAAGGGGCTCAAGGAGCTTTGCTTGATATTTCGTATGGGACATATCCTTTTGTGACATCTTCTCACACGACGAGCGGAGGGCTGGCTCTTGGTGCTGGAGTTGGGCCTCAGTCAATCGAAAGAACTTTAGGTGTCATAAAAGCGTATACAACGCGGGTCGGAAATGGGCCTTTTCCCACTGAATTTCATGAGGGGGAAACCTCATTAGATCCGAAAACAGCGAGAGAGTTTGGAACTACGACGGGGCGCCAAAGGCGAATGGGGTGGTTTGATACAGTGCTTGTTTCCCATGCAATCCGGCTAAGTGGAGTCTCTTCTCTAGCTTTAACTAAGCTCGATGTTTTAGATCAGCTGCCTACAATTAAAATATGTACTGGATATCAATTGGATGGGCAAAAGTGGACATTTCCTCCTCCATGCATTGAAGATTTAGAGAGAGTTACTCCCATCTATGAACAAGTTGAAGGCTGGCAAACCAATACAAGCGAAATTAAAAAGTTAGAAGAATTCCCAAAAAATGTTAGACTCTTTCTGAATAAGCTCGAATCTCTTTTGGAAATTCCAATTGATGTTGTATCTTTTGGCCCAGAAAGAGAAAAGACATGGAAACGAAAACCTTTCTTTTAG
- the cmk gene encoding (d)CMP kinase — MIVTIDGPSGTGKSTVAERLAEKLGYTYFDTGALYRAIAWKILHDNIDLSDLEGIKKMLQAFSFHVETQNGKKNYKVDAHDVTKAIRSQEVTAIVSEVSAMKCVRDAMRPLQELFSYEGPTVFEGRDLGTVVFPHAEVKFFLTASPSVRAERRLKDLQQKFPDRAGEFSYEDILQKIQDRDAYDSSRELAPLKQAADAILVDTSQMTIDEVVVTLENYVKEKSK, encoded by the coding sequence ATGATTGTGACAATTGATGGCCCGTCAGGAACTGGGAAGTCGACAGTTGCAGAGCGGTTGGCTGAAAAACTGGGATATACTTATTTCGACACAGGAGCTCTTTACCGCGCCATTGCATGGAAAATTTTGCATGATAACATTGACCTTTCAGATCTCGAGGGAATAAAAAAGATGCTTCAAGCATTTTCATTTCATGTTGAGACGCAAAACGGGAAAAAAAACTATAAGGTCGACGCTCATGACGTGACAAAAGCGATCCGTTCTCAAGAGGTCACGGCAATTGTTTCAGAGGTTTCTGCGATGAAATGTGTCCGAGATGCTATGCGCCCCCTGCAGGAACTTTTTTCTTATGAAGGGCCAACTGTATTTGAGGGTAGAGACTTAGGAACGGTTGTTTTTCCTCATGCAGAGGTAAAATTTTTTCTCACAGCAAGTCCCTCAGTGCGTGCTGAAAGACGTCTTAAAGACCTGCAGCAGAAATTCCCCGATCGAGCAGGTGAGTTTTCATATGAAGACATTTTGCAAAAAATTCAGGACAGAGATGCTTATGATTCTAGTCGTGAACTTGCACCTCTTAAGCAAGCCGCAGATGCGATTTTAGTCGACACTTCCCAAATGACCATTGATGAAGTGGTCGTAACTCTTGAAAACTACGTCAAAGAAAAATCAAAATGA